The Magnolia sinica isolate HGM2019 chromosome 3, MsV1, whole genome shotgun sequence genome includes the window cgatcgcataatggcCAACGGTCATATTTCTAACCGTTTTTttaccttttgttttttttttcttaaatccgGATTTTTTTTCTCTACAAAAATGGATTCTAAGCACTcctacatgcaaaaaaaaaaaaacctcaaactctctctctattctctatttTGCTCTCTTACATTCTCTCTTACATATTTCTAAGCACTCTAcatccactcctctccatccatattccatatttcttttctttcaactttcaaaaatcaagaatcaagattgagattgaagtttcaatcaaggaAGGGTACATACATCcacattcaagaatcaagaagatTCAAGAGTCAAGACTCTTCAAGAGACATTACTAATTTACTACATGATCTACATCTATAAGACTACAACTACAAGTCTACGACCAAGCTCTCCAATCTCCATCCATTGAAttgattgaactctctttctactTTCTAGTTCAATCAAGGGAACAAacatcactctctctttctatcttattttcacttattttcatatttcataatatccaagttctaagttttctaagttctaCACTTCTACTAACAACTTcaatcatttattttttttaagtttgGTTGTTAATTGTTACTTTGttataagttacaacttacaacttacaacttacaagtacaaCAAGAATTCAAGATCAATACTCAAGTCAAGGGGCAAAGGTGAAGAGAAGACAACTTGGACAAGAATTTGGAAGTTAgaacctcttttagatttgtaattttaattttgtttgtgtaaatctctctctctctctctctctctctctctctctctttacaagtgtaactcaactctctctctctttctcattttcttttccctctttttctccctttctacaagtgtaactcaactctctctctttctcattttcttttccctcttcttctccctttctacaagtgtaactcaactctctctctccctctactaGACTACTACTACTaaagtgtgtaagtgtgtgtgtaagtgtaactctctctctctctctctctctctctctctctctctctctctccaagtctcatctctttagtctctttactcttacttcttagtctcttactttagtTTACTTTTTACTTTCTAGTTAGtagttactttttagtactaGGCTATTAGCAATCAATAACACACACACCaccatcataatgtcttcttcccaatcttcctctttgaaaccctAGTTGAATGACCCGATTTagaagtatgggcactaccgtagtgctacaaaaaagactcacatagtatgtgagttatgtgggtatgtgagttccggtggcattgcaagggacaagcaacaccttgcacatttatgggggtcaaatgcaaaagcatgcaaCAAAATTACTCCAAAAATCTGAAGGGAAATCGTAGAGTATATGgaaaaataatcaagaaagaaatgagaTAGTGCCCTACGTCAAGAGGAATATCTGGAAtaagatgcatatgaagatataaatgtagttaatgtagatgaagctagtctcACTCCCCCTACTTCGACAAGCAGGTCTAGACCACAAGTTGTATAACCATCGAAAAGAGCCCaagggcatgggcccatggatagatggtgtagaccacaccccgatGACGTGATCGACCAAAGGGGTAGAGGGAAAGGGCCGGCTtaaacaactttagagaaccggtataaacaaaaagataggaaaaccacaattcaatatattgctaagtggttttaccaaaccgacattgctttcaacgccgttaaatcgagaagcttcaaagtaatggttgaggctataggtcaatttggacatgGGCTTAAActtccttcatatcatgaaatgagggagacatgcctaaaaactgaagttgaatCTACACAATCCTTCATAactgaatataaggaatcgtggaaaacatatggttgttcactaatggccgatggatggaccgatagatccggtcggtctctcattaactttttggtaaattgtccagctgggacaatgttcttgaagtcagtggatgcgtcgggccattcacacaggagaatatttgtttaacttactagatagtgtagttaaagaaataggtgaggaatatgttgtacaagtaattacagataacgcagcctcgtatgtaatggccggtcgtcttcttatggagaaaaGGCGACATTTATTTTGAACCCCCTGTGTAATCCtttgtattgatcttatgttagaagatataggtagattatttataaatgtgattgcaatggctagaagaatcacagtctttatgtacaaacacgcccttcttcttagtcgaatgagaaaacacattgggggtaacttgctacgtccagcagTTACCCGTTTCGCTACaacctttttaacactacaaaggctaCATACAAAGAAATcggaacttagaagctttgtagtgtcggctgattttacaagtgggccttagtcAAAGAAGGTTGAAGGGAAAtgggttcaacaaacaattctttgtcaaagtttttggactcaagtggtaaaggcgttaaaatcatccgagcccttagtcactgcgttgcgattggtggacgaggatgagaagcctgcaatgggctacatatatgatgcgatggagagggtAAAAAATAAGATCATAGACCATTTTAACTATTGAGaccgtgattacaagccaattttagatattatagatagaagatgagGCAGCCAAACGTCATccccattgtattcggctgcttacatccttaacccagcctgtttattcgcttctgctgatccagcagaaccactaactatgcatatggttggatttattgatgtcttggaaagaatgattccagatagaggagaacaggacaagatctcaactttactggacttctacacaaaaagtgaagagatattctcaagggatatcgtaataaggcattggacaatgaaattaccGAGTAAGTACTTCTATAAATGTTAGTGTAGTGTGtactcttacaaatagtttttctacaaagtgtctctaacgaacctacttaaactgtttttctcagctgactggtgggctgcctatggagtggacccgaacaggaaggatccatctctaaagaagctggctatgaagattcttggactcacgtgttctaCCAGTGGTTGCGAGCacaattggagcacgttcgaggcggtaagtttggactgtttagtaattgtttgtcaactttaattttttagtggccaaagctaaattaattacctaaatagctaatgccaaatacgctttctttcttgcagattcataccaagaaaaggaatcgccttgagcaaaaaaagctcaacgacttggttttcgttcCATACAATAAAAAATTGCGAGAATGATttcaaactaggaaagaaaaacCCAGTTTCTTTAacctatctgcttagatgagttggatgtagataacgagtggctcgttGAGACGGAGGACCCAGCATTTACTGGAGAAGAGCTGAAATGGCACGAGTTGAAGATGCTGCATACGGATCGACACTTGGTGAAggtagtaccactcgaaggcAAAGGATGGGGAGGAGCcggggggcgagtagtagccgtcaacccGTTGATGAGATTGAGGAGATTAAAGAAGgagtgataatgatgatcaagttGAAGACCATctaccattggatgttgatgaagtattagtacgtacaGATGATGAAGCAAcggaagaagaagtgtatgtggaacaaggagatgactcgaatgatgatgatgatggtggtggtggtggtggtggtggacctggtggtgATGTACCACAATGGctactagatcaatgtatatgattaCTGATtacataaataataaataaataacttcttaattttgtttaatgtttactaagtgtgttgatgtatatcatgtagtgttgaatgttgaatattgatatttcatatttgttagaTGTTAATTGTTAAGAAGTAAACTATATATTGTAGAATGTAGTAGAAATGTTGATGAGTGATGATGACTtaacttaatatttaattcattttgtaaaattgtaaatgtaaatgtaattggttttattttacttaaattaaatgtatttcaagggccaatgacatataataatttattttgatttttctgattttttttctgatttttctgattttttttaatttttttgaaaaatgcgaaaaaaataaataaaaaatatgcgACCGTATATGCGATTGTGCTATCACGTATGCGCacacgcatatgcaatcgcacacgatCGCATATGCTATTCGACAACATTGGTCCAAAGCGGTGTTTATGCTCCATGGCCAATGCTTTGGGGGAATACCTCTGCTGGTGCAGCGAGCACGATTTGGTCCAGATAGGGTTAATATCATAAATGATTCACACCAtccaaaacacaaaaaaaatacCGAAACAAGTCTCCAAACTTCAATGCAGTCGTCAGATCTCAGCCTCCGATCTTTCATATAAAGAAGCCCTAATGGACCGTGAAGTTTCTTCTAACTCGTTACAGAATAAAGATCAGATGCAAAAACCGGACAAGGAAGAGGCTAGGAAGGAAGACTTAATCCCCAACCAGCTAAAGAAATTGTATTCGCTGCGAATCAGTAAAGAGCATATAGAACTATCAAAACAAGAATTACGAGAGTCTGTAGTGATTATAACGAAAGGAGGAGCAACGATCCCTCAAGTCAGGGAATGGATCGATGGCGTTAGTAGAATCCAAGTTTCTCAGTACTCTATCAAACCGATAGGATATAACGAGCTATGGGTTAAGCTCAGCCCCGGTCTGAATCCAGATATCCTTGTCATGGCAGGGGTTTTGCACAAGGATGGGCCAGTTTTTACAGTCCAAAGTTGAGAGGAATTTTCTGTGTTCGGTTTTGAGGAGATCTAGATCCTCATCTGGGGGATCCCTCTCGAATTTTGGTACGATGAGTTCTTCATCGCAACTGCGAAGCTTCTAGGTACGCTGGTTGAACTGGATCCCAAAACCAAGGTCGGAGAGGATATGGCGGTCGCCAGGTTGCGGGTGCGAAGGAAGAAGGGTGATGAGTTACCGACCCACATTCAGGTTCTGATAGACAACAGGGAGATCTGTCTACCTATTCAGAAGGAAGATAAGCTCTCTCCTTCACCTAGATGGGGGGACCTATGGCGTTCAAGAGAATCTCTCTCCGGCGACAACAGTGGCGGTCGGAGCAGAGCGTGAGAGAGCAGCGATTCGGTACTCCCGGAGAGCTCCGGTTTCTGCTGCAGTTAATGACTCTGTCAGAGAAAGACCTCTCCGACAGACGCGTGGCATTGAGAAGTCGACTCCTTGTCTTCCCGAGGACGGCATCGAGATTGGACGATCTCGAGTTTCCCGCCAGAGAGATGCAATTATGCCAAGTGGCAGTACCGTCGCGGCTGCCCTTCATTTCCCTAACCGCTTTGACAGCGTAGTAGAGACACGTGGCGAGGTGAGGTTCGATGGCGGGAGTCGAAATTAGCTTATTTAATGCCAGACCCAATAATCGATCCGATTATGTATCCTTATCAGGCAGGCAGTCATCAAATCACAATAAGTCTCTTTCGGGTCTAAACGGATCCGGGCCCAACCTACGAATATCGGACCCAGGTAActtaaatctcaatataacgcccGAGCCGCTTACGAGAGCAAAAAGAAGGCTTCTGTATCACCCTTTTGATTCGTCTGAAGCATATGTTATTATATCAGTGTCTGCAGCTAAGGTGGTTTTAGCAGTTGATTGTTCTCAGTTGAGGCAAACCCACTACCCAAATCTATCTCTCCCTAGAAAGTCGTTACAGGGAACCCTAAGCTCTAAGATTGACCAAGGATCCTTTCAATCTGAAAATCCGCCATCTCTAACGCCAATGTATTCCTCGCCCCCTCCATCCATTTGCGACTGGTCAGATCATAGCCTTCTCACGTTGTTCCAGGAACATCCAGACCTAGAAATCTTAGAAGCGGAGCCACTTCAATCTCGTGCGGGAGTTCAACCGGATTCGACAGAAGGTGTTCCCCTTTCGATGGTGGATGACGCGGAAAGATTACATCTGCTGGACAAGATTCTCAATAAGAAGTGGATTAGAGATGCTATGGGGCACGTGGGCAGGCCTCTTGGGCTATCCTTTGGAGACTGTCTAGAGGACTTTATTGCCCTTTTTCAATGTGTTGAGTCCAGCGGAAGGCCCCTTTTAGATCGGAAATCGCCCAGAGGACGCTGATCAACTCCAAGGAGTAGGGAGTTCAGCATGTGGCGGTTGGTCAgcatggtatgccaaatcggttacgtatcggccgatacgtaacggtaacggtgcccgtttcggggccgaaacggtcgatacgattttttgtactcgtatcggccgatacgggcgtaacggtcagcgccgtaacggtcgaaaaacggcctttttttttttttttttgcattttaagctccatttttgatgttttttcgaaacttcttgcttccaaactatttctcactccttctactactaatttcgaccaaccttggctggatatttgaggaaaaaacacattatattgcggattttgttgaatcaaagcttggtgggccatttttcataaatttgtcaaaaataggtatttatactttttttaatatgttttgctgttttaatcatctcatatgatgtgttaatcatagtagaacatgttaatatgcattttacagatttggagtgccatttaatatttttttctatttacgcatgaattttgtcccttttttttaaaattcaaaaaatcaatttttaatgattgttttgctgttttaatcattccatataatgtgttaatcatagtagatcatgttaatgtgcattttacagatttggggtgccattttatattttttaaatatttttttctatttacgcatgaattttgcccctttttttaaaaattcaaaaaatcaatttttaatggttatattgctgttttaatcatgccatatgatgtgttaatcatagtagaacatgttaatatgcattttacagatttggggtgccattttatattttttaaatatttttttctatttacgcatgaattttgcccctttttttaaaaattcaaaaaatcaatttttaatgattgttttgctgttttaatcatgccatatgatgtgttaatcatagtagaacatattaatgtgtattttacagatttggggtaccattttatattttttaaatatttttttctatttacgcatgaattttgccccttttttttaaaattcaaaaaatcaatttttaatgattgttttgctgttttaatcattccatatgatgtgttaatcatagtagaacatgttaatgtacattttacagatttggagtgccattttatattttttaaatatttttttctatttacgcatgaattttgcccctttttttaaaaattcgaaaaatcaatttttaatggttgtattgctgttttaatcatgccatatgatatgttaatcatagtagaatatgttcatgtgcattttatagatttggggtgccattttataattttttaatatttttttctatttacgcattaattatggctctttttttttaaattttaaaaataattttttaatgattgttttactgttttaatcatcccatgtgatgtgttaatcatagtagaacatgttaatgtgtattttacagatttggggtgtcattttataatttttttctattttcgaattagtgactttatgtttttatttgcttatattggacaggttttgccttggagcttcttagggtttaattagaatataaaatcatctttattaacataggtcatacactcatactcaaatctaattatctagtgtctacctaagcctaaagaaatgtctgggtctggccaacaacaagtgatgatattggatggcaacattgtgagagggttggtggtactaggcaccaaatgaagtgcaagtattgtgatagactagtgactggtggaattacccgtctcaaacaacatttggcacatcgaaagggtcaagttgcgccatgtagtagagtaccgaaagagataatgcttttaatgcaagctagtctggatgagtcgaagggtaaacgtgctgctgtacaaaagaagaaagatgatattttggatgcagctcgataggaagtgtttggtcctgaatatatgggcattcgtgatgaagatattattgattctgacgaagattcagatcgagaacttactatagctaggagagagcttgcgtctagctcgtgaagaggaagaacgtcgccgcatgtttggcacgcatgggtcagtgcgtgatacaggggggggagtgggagtgggagtgggagtgcaactggaagtgcaactgcttctgcaggtgggggtgggggtgggagtggggggggggggggtaggtttggtgggttacgacgtatgtttgggagccgacgacagacatcttcacatgatgcccctatacgtttggatgaagaagtaaatgagcctaggagaccctctattgatccaatcctatttaggaaagaatcaactaaacaaaagaagataaaacaaatgtggagtagaacttccgttgagaaattaggtagagcagcagcaaagttatttatacatgccaacatacctcctaacgcagccaattctccatattggcaggtggtaattgatgcagcagcagaagcaggtgaaggaataaaagctcccacggctaaggagattagggggaaatggacagatgcagagtatgcggatgtgaaagcatacgtggctacctttaaacctgtatggcaagccagaggatgcacaatcatgtgtgatggttggactggcccaaccagacgcagcatgatcaacttcatggtatactgccacttaggaactatataccacaagtcaattgatgcctcagaggcaacaaaaaattctacttatattaatggactaatggataaagttgtggatgagattggagaggagaatatagtgcagattgtgacagataatgaagcaacatataagcttgcaggacatatgttgatggataagagaaaacatcttttttggtcaccatgtgctgcccattgtattgatcttatattggaagatattgggaagaagaagaatgttaaggaaatggtcgaaagggcaagggaagtgacgacgtttatttacaaccataatcaagtagttgcaataatgagaaagttcacgaaaggacgagagttgttgaggcctgcggcgactagattcgcaacaaactttatagcattagagagtttattccagcatagggaagagttgagtgagatgttcgcttcccgagaatggctcaacacaaaacatgggaagaagacatcaggaataccggtcgaagttgcgaacaccatacgggacaacaaatattggaagaaggtcaaggcgatcctaaaggtgatggagccactaatgagggtactccgtcttgttgaatccgatgaagcacctaccatgggcttcctatatgatgcccttaccatgggcttcctatatgatgccatggataaggcaaagcttgcaattcaacgtgattgtagaagttggcagacttattggaagatgatcgacaagagatggacaaaacaactccatcacgatcttcatgcagcaggttactacctaaatcctaggtatagatatgcccaatcatttgttgcggatgatgaagttcgtgtcgggctaaaaaatgtgataaagagattagagcctgacttagatctgcaaataaaggcattaaatgaattagataatTTGGAAATCACCTtagtagctttggagatgctcttgcacagcatgcagtatctagattgcaaccggccgaatggtggattaattttggagagagtacgaaggctctccaaaaaattgcagtaaaagttttgagccagacaacatcttcctctagctgcgaaaggaattggagttgttttgcgctcattcattcaaagaataagaatagattgcagactagaacattagatagacttgtcttcatgcactacaatataaaactaagaatgcgacgacatcataggagcattacagctgctgatgacgaagactactgtccaataaacttggataatatttatgatgaggatgacccacttctaccttggttggaaacaagggaaaaacaaattgaagaggatagtgaagaattggaaattgatgacccagaaatacgcagagcgcaacaagagaatcgtgcagatgtgttggacccagtaagaggggcagcgtttatgccacgtacaaatacggctcaagatcaacaaaagagtacgagcagtg containing:
- the LOC131240217 gene encoding uncharacterized protein LOC131240217, whose translation is MHMVGFIDVLERMIPDRGEQDKISTLLDFYTKSEEIFSRDIVIRHWTMKLPTDWWAAYGVDPNRKDPSLKKLAMKILGLTCSTSGCEHNWSTFEAIHTKKRNRLEQKKLNDLVFVPYNKKLRE